In Neisseria brasiliensis, the following proteins share a genomic window:
- a CDS encoding amino acid aminotransferase encodes MYQHVEFYPGDPILSLVEVYNNDARPGKVNLGIGIYFDDEGKMPVLQSVRQAEVKRAAEPRTSPYLPMEGLGAYREAVQHLLFGKGHAAMKEKRIATIQTLGGSGALKIGADFIHRWFPDAKAYVSDPTWENHKSIFEGAGFEVGTYPYYDPATIGVKFDEMVAFFETLPPNSVLILHPCCQNPTGVDMTEAQWDKVLEVIQARGLIAFMDIAYQGFGEDLDSDAYAIRKAADMGLPLFVSNSFSKNLSLYGERVGGLSVVCPTQEEAELVFGQLKFTVRRIYSSPAAHGAYIAADVMNTPESFALWQSEVYGMRDRIRAMRQRLYEVLSAKIPDKDFSYFIKQRGMFSYTGLTEAQVIRLREEFGVYLLVSGRMCVAGLNPSNVEYVADAFAEVLK; translated from the coding sequence AAGTCAATTTAGGCATCGGCATTTATTTTGACGATGAAGGCAAAATGCCGGTGTTGCAATCGGTGCGTCAGGCGGAAGTGAAACGTGCGGCCGAACCGCGCACCAGCCCTTACCTGCCGATGGAAGGCTTGGGCGCGTATCGTGAGGCGGTACAGCATTTGTTGTTCGGCAAAGGCCATGCTGCCATGAAAGAAAAACGCATCGCCACCATCCAAACCTTGGGCGGCTCGGGCGCATTGAAAATCGGCGCCGATTTTATCCACCGCTGGTTTCCCGATGCCAAAGCCTATGTCAGCGACCCGACCTGGGAAAACCACAAAAGCATTTTTGAAGGCGCTGGCTTTGAAGTCGGCACTTATCCGTATTACGACCCGGCCACCATCGGCGTAAAATTCGATGAAATGGTGGCGTTTTTTGAAACGCTGCCACCAAACAGCGTGCTGATTCTGCATCCGTGCTGCCAAAACCCGACCGGCGTGGACATGACCGAAGCGCAATGGGATAAAGTGTTGGAGGTGATTCAGGCGCGCGGTTTGATTGCGTTTATGGACATTGCCTATCAAGGCTTCGGCGAAGATTTGGACAGCGATGCCTACGCCATCCGCAAAGCCGCCGACATGGGCTTGCCGCTATTTGTGAGCAACTCGTTTTCGAAAAACTTATCACTTTACGGCGAACGCGTTGGCGGCCTGAGCGTGGTTTGCCCGACGCAGGAAGAAGCAGAACTGGTGTTCGGCCAACTGAAATTCACCGTGCGCCGCATTTATTCCAGCCCTGCCGCCCACGGTGCCTATATCGCCGCTGATGTAATGAACACGCCGGAATCGTTTGCGCTGTGGCAAAGCGAAGTGTATGGCATGCGCGACCGCATCCGTGCCATGCGTCAGCGTTTATATGAAGTATTGAGCGCGAAAATTCCGGATAAAGATTTCAGCTACTTCATCAAGCAGCGCGGCATGTTCAGCTACACCGGCTTGACCGAAGCACAGGTAATCCGTTTGCGCGAAGAATTCGGCGTGTATCTCTTGGTTTCCGGCCGCATGTGCGTGGCGGGATTGAATCCGAGCAACGTCGAATATGTGGCCGACGCCTTTGCCGAAGTCTTGAAATAA
- a CDS encoding c-type cytochrome: MKQLSNSKAQGSALFTLVSGIVILLATVFFFIKLAGSASFSDVDQTTESATQTRIQPTGQIVLGDGIPVGERQGEAIFNKICIQCHASDSNVPNSPKLENNAEWAPRIAQGFDTLFNHALNGFNAMPAKGGAADLTDQELKRVIVFMANKSGGSFPNPDEGAATPAEAAASDAAPAEGEAAAAPAEAAPAAEAAAPAAAGVDGKAVYDGLCMACHASGVAGAPKVGDAADWKERLAQGKDTLYKHSIEGFTGKKGMMPAKGGNPSLTDDEIKAAVDYMIK; this comes from the coding sequence ATGAAACAACTCAGTAACAGCAAAGCCCAAGGCTCAGCATTGTTCACCCTTGTGAGCGGTATCGTTATTTTGCTCGCGACCGTATTCTTCTTCATCAAGCTGGCCGGCAGCGCGTCATTCAGCGATGTCGACCAAACCACCGAATCAGCCACCCAAACCCGTATTCAGCCGACCGGCCAAATTGTGTTGGGCGACGGTATTCCGGTAGGCGAACGCCAAGGCGAAGCTATCTTCAATAAAATCTGTATCCAATGTCACGCGTCTGACAGCAACGTGCCAAATTCGCCAAAACTGGAAAACAACGCCGAATGGGCGCCACGCATTGCACAAGGTTTCGACACCCTGTTCAACCACGCGCTTAACGGTTTCAACGCCATGCCTGCCAAAGGTGGCGCGGCTGACTTGACCGATCAAGAATTGAAACGCGTGATTGTATTTATGGCCAACAAATCAGGCGGTTCTTTCCCTAACCCTGATGAAGGCGCAGCTACTCCTGCCGAAGCTGCTGCTTCAGATGCCGCTCCTGCTGAAGGCGAAGCCGCTGCAGCACCTGCAGAAGCCGCCCCTGCCGCTGAAGCTGCTGCACCAGCCGCTGCCGGTGTTGACGGTAAAGCAGTTTACGACGGTTTGTGCATGGCCTGTCACGCTTCAGGTGTAGCCGGTGCTCCTAAAGTTGGCGATGCTGCCGATTGGAAAGAACGCTTGGCTCAAGGTAAAGACACTTTGTACAAACACTCAATCGAAGGCTTTACCGGCAAGAAAGGTATGATGCCTGCTAAAGGCGGCAATCCTTCATTGACCGACGACGAAATCAAAGCTGCTGTAGATTACATGATTAAATAA
- a CDS encoding IS1595-like element ISNme3 family transposase, whose product MKLKNKYQKFSKISEQKFREIIRCFALDLTASDTAKMTGISVRSINPIFLKIRHRIAALCEQSSPLSGVVELDESYFGARRIRGKRGRGASGKTIVFGILKRNGVVYTEIVPDASKASLIKVIRGHISADSEINTDGWKAYDGLVDMGYEKHYRVHHGSNEFARGKQHINGIESFWSYAKGRLAKFHGISKEMFYLHLKETEFRFNHRHEDLGKILMKMLRNNPI is encoded by the coding sequence ATGAAACTAAAAAATAAGTATCAAAAGTTCAGCAAAATTTCAGAGCAAAAGTTTAGAGAAATAATCCGCTGTTTCGCTCTTGATTTGACCGCTTCCGATACTGCTAAAATGACCGGCATTAGTGTACGCAGTATCAATCCTATTTTCCTGAAAATCAGACACAGGATTGCTGCTCTGTGCGAACAAAGCTCACCACTGTCCGGTGTGGTCGAATTAGATGAATCTTACTTTGGTGCGCGACGTATCAGGGGTAAGCGCGGTCGCGGAGCGTCAGGTAAAACCATCGTATTTGGCATACTGAAACGCAATGGCGTGGTCTATACGGAAATCGTTCCCGACGCTTCGAAAGCCTCACTAATCAAGGTCATACGTGGTCACATATCTGCTGACAGTGAAATCAATACTGACGGCTGGAAAGCATATGACGGTCTTGTCGATATGGGCTATGAGAAGCATTACCGTGTCCATCATGGTTCCAATGAGTTTGCTCGAGGAAAGCAACATATCAATGGTATTGAATCTTTTTGGAGTTATGCTAAGGGGCGTTTGGCTAAATTTCATGGTATTTCCAAAGAGATGTTTTATCTGCATCTCAAAGAAACGGAGTTTAGGTTTAACCACCGGCATGAAGATTTAGGTAAAATATTAATGAAGATGCTTCGAAATAACCCAATTTAA
- a CDS encoding chorismate mutase, producing MIIVMQKQASAEAVTRVIECIRSRGLQEHVSQGEERTIIGAVGDERVFHPNELERLPEVERAIRVLNDWKIISREAQPQDSRITVRGVVFGGEKMLDIAVGFKSDADAVFIDPFFMSARPYADVDNSSEKAQIIAMQQEIERIHEAGKPVLVRIRDVRQIESALAAQADILYLGGELMSNRALQDEVGRLNTPVVLCKDKHHRVDDWLVAAEHIALRGNHHIILGEAGTLSFEPEHTYRLDVDAIVRVRKVTHLPVIANITGLWHSDMPQEVLYRLSVASGANGVVSSLD from the coding sequence ATGATTATTGTGATGCAGAAACAGGCTTCGGCCGAAGCGGTAACGCGTGTAATTGAATGCATCCGCAGCCGCGGTTTGCAGGAGCATGTTTCCCAAGGTGAAGAGCGGACTATTATCGGTGCAGTCGGCGATGAACGCGTGTTTCATCCGAATGAATTGGAGCGTCTGCCGGAAGTAGAGCGGGCGATTCGGGTATTGAATGATTGGAAAATCATCAGCCGGGAGGCGCAGCCGCAAGACAGCCGAATTACCGTTCGCGGCGTGGTGTTCGGCGGTGAGAAAATGCTGGATATTGCCGTCGGCTTTAAATCAGATGCCGATGCGGTGTTTATCGATCCGTTTTTTATGTCGGCCAGACCGTATGCCGATGTGGACAACAGCAGCGAAAAAGCGCAAATCATTGCTATGCAGCAGGAAATTGAGCGTATTCACGAAGCGGGCAAACCGGTATTGGTGCGGATTCGTGATGTGCGCCAAATTGAATCGGCTTTGGCAGCGCAAGCGGATATTTTGTATTTGGGCGGCGAATTGATGAGCAACCGTGCTTTGCAGGATGAAGTAGGCCGTCTGAACACGCCGGTGGTGTTGTGCAAAGACAAGCATCACCGTGTCGATGATTGGCTGGTTGCTGCCGAACACATCGCCTTACGTGGCAACCACCATATTATCTTGGGCGAAGCGGGTACGTTGAGCTTCGAGCCGGAACACACCTACCGCTTGGATGTTGACGCGATTGTGCGCGTGCGTAAAGTCACCCATCTTCCGGTGATTGCCAATATTACCGGCTTGTGGCACAGCGATATGCCGCAAGAAGTGTTATACCGATTATCGGTGGCATCGGGGGCAAATGGGGTAGTGAGTAGCTTAGACTGA